In Brevibacillus brevis, a genomic segment contains:
- the argH gene encoding argininosuccinate lyase, producing MKLWGGRFTKPTNQLVEEYTASISFDQKMWRQDIVGSLAHVAMLGKCGILPMEEVRQIIAGLKKVKEKIERGQAEFLVAHEDVHMNIEKMLIEEIGPVGGKLHTGRSRNDQVALDMHLYLREKLMEIIQLAMYLQEAMLEQAEQHLDTVMPGYTHLQRAQPVLFGYHLMAYVSMLQRDIERMTETWKRVNVLPLGAGALAGTTFPIDRAFVAELLQFDGIYQNSMDAVSDRDFIVEFLADASLLMTHLSRLCEELVIWSSQEFSFVELDDAFCTGSSIMPQKKNPDVAELVRGKTGRVYGNLFGLLTVLKGLPLAYNKDMQEDKEGMFDTVSTIHGALALLTPMIQTMQVKTERMRQAVTKDFSNATDLADYLVRKDMPFRQAHEVVGRTVLYCIEHQKYLLDLSLEEFQSFSEVIGEDVYEALAVETVVNARNVLGGTARNQVESQIEWYRKQLAETHVWVEKNSQKVMIESLIDIGAPVQR from the coding sequence ATGAAACTCTGGGGAGGACGCTTCACGAAGCCGACGAATCAGCTCGTAGAAGAGTATACAGCTTCTATCTCATTCGACCAGAAGATGTGGCGCCAGGATATCGTCGGCAGCCTAGCTCACGTAGCGATGTTGGGCAAGTGCGGTATCCTGCCGATGGAGGAAGTCAGACAAATCATTGCGGGTCTGAAAAAAGTGAAAGAAAAGATCGAGCGTGGGCAGGCTGAGTTCCTCGTCGCCCACGAAGACGTCCACATGAATATCGAAAAGATGCTGATTGAAGAAATCGGTCCGGTGGGGGGCAAGCTCCACACCGGACGCAGCCGCAACGATCAGGTCGCTTTGGATATGCACCTCTACCTCCGGGAAAAGCTGATGGAGATCATCCAGCTCGCGATGTATCTGCAAGAAGCGATGCTCGAGCAGGCGGAGCAGCATCTCGATACCGTCATGCCGGGATACACCCATCTGCAGCGCGCGCAGCCGGTTCTGTTCGGCTATCATCTGATGGCGTACGTCTCCATGCTGCAGCGCGACATCGAGCGCATGACCGAGACCTGGAAGCGGGTAAATGTCCTGCCGCTTGGCGCAGGCGCGCTGGCCGGGACGACGTTCCCGATCGATCGCGCATTTGTAGCGGAGCTGCTGCAGTTTGACGGCATTTATCAAAACAGCATGGATGCGGTCAGCGATCGTGATTTCATCGTCGAGTTCTTGGCGGATGCTTCCCTGCTCATGACTCACTTGTCGCGTCTGTGCGAGGAGCTCGTCATCTGGAGCAGCCAGGAGTTTTCCTTCGTGGAGCTGGATGATGCGTTCTGCACGGGCTCCAGCATCATGCCGCAAAAGAAAAACCCGGATGTGGCGGAGCTCGTCCGCGGGAAAACAGGCCGCGTCTACGGCAACCTGTTCGGCCTGCTGACCGTGCTGAAAGGCTTGCCGTTGGCGTACAACAAAGACATGCAGGAAGACAAGGAAGGCATGTTCGACACCGTATCGACCATTCACGGAGCGCTTGCTCTCCTGACGCCGATGATCCAGACCATGCAGGTGAAAACCGAGCGGATGCGCCAGGCGGTGACCAAGGACTTCTCCAACGCCACCGATTTGGCGGACTATTTGGTGCGCAAGGATATGCCGTTCCGTCAGGCCCACGAGGTGGTCGGCCGCACGGTCCTGTACTGCATCGAGCATCAAAAATATTTGCTCGATCTGTCTTTGGAGGAGTTCCAAAGCTTTTCGGAGGTCATCGGCGAGGACGTGTACGAGGCGCTCGCCGTCGAGACTGTGGTCAATGCCCGCAACGTTCTGGGGGGAACCGCCCGCAATCAGGTGGAGTCCCAGATCGAATGGTATCGCAAGCAGCTGGCCGAAACGCATGTTTGGGTCGAAAAAAACAGCCAAAAGGTCATGATCGAATCGCTGATCGACATCGGAGCTCCGGTGCAGCGGTAG